From Solanum lycopersicum chromosome 4, SLM_r2.1:
CCCATGCTACTATATGTCTAGCATAAATCCAAAATTCACCAaattctataatcaatttcctaaaaTTCAAGCTTAAGGGTAAATCTTAAACCTCCCTTTAACATAACTTTTAATgtaattcatataatataatacacctaatattaaattttcttatcataatatactaaaatttagtttataatataataaaggcttaagtcatatgtggccccttaaagttgtctgcataattcatttaaacacATTAACAAAGACTTGTACCTATTAAACACTTTAATTATTCAAAACGTGGGTTTATTGAGCACAAAATGCTGACGTGGCTCAATAAGTGTATCTCACAACCTAGGAGCGCGTGAAtatattcctattttttttagaataaattttactctttttttgtCCTAATCAGCATTAATTAAtacaactcaaaatatttttttatttaaaataatatttttgaccaAAAAGAAAGCAACCCTACCCATCCTCACCCCACCCCTGTGGGCTATACCAATTGTCTTCTTTTCACCCCATTTATGcactttgtttttttctttcatttttatttttactcttcATTAAGTGAAATTGAATTTGTTAAAAGAATTTGTAACAAGAAACAAATGGGACATCAAAACTATAAAAACAatctttgttcatttttttctagTCACTTCGATCAACAAATATTACCAACcattatttaaaatgatatcagaaaatttgatataattcaTTTGAATCATCTTGATTTCtctttattattgattttgaaatagttcatcaaaataatttatctacgtcaattttttttcataaagaaTCTTAATAATCACTCCATTAATATATCATACTTCATAATTCATTTCACTATTTGCATTagatttgatttcaaaaagattaaTCTTTTCAAAGGAATAGAGAATGAGAAGTaattgatgatgaagaagaagaagataagacAAATGATTAGGTTGACGAACTTGGAGGAGCTGGTGGGggagattttcttttttcttctttttgggcCCATGTGCCACATGCTGCAATTTTATTggctacttttcaaaaatagtGTGCGTGAATTACACACACAacattttaaaaacttattattattttgtgtttaataggtACATTTATGTTAATATTAGAGTGTCTAATAGGTACTAGTCTTAGTTGAGGTGTTTAAGTGAATTATGAGGACAACTTTAGGGGCCGCAAATGACTTAAGcatatgaaattaataaattttggagaaaagacataatgtgacacctgaagttgtcccgaattttcaaaaatacatCTAAACTATGCAagagtcctattacccccctaaacaATTCTAAActgatattattacatcatttattGTCCACCCGGCATGGAGAGTGTATGCACTCTCTTAGAGAgcgtgaaaaaaaaatgaatataattttatttttgtaagtattttgttataaaatacattttcttgtttttcttattattttaactttttctccatattatttttttctttttctttctttcttccttcttcttcaaaaaatcattttcatcttAATTGAAATTCCTCACTTTAAATGTcactttttatcataatttcatCTCCCCTTTTTACTACTATTAGTTTAACTAtctctttaatttaaaactatatcTAAACACTATATTACATTCGAACAATTTGATAAGCacattagatttcaagatgattagtaggtattatttagttttttaatccaaatttcaattaaattttttcatatttaggaGAATTAtgattctttcaaaattatcgtttctagttttgaaattatatgaaaatgagcTAAATTTGAGATGATTAGGGAGTATCATATAGTTTTTGTTTTATCGAATTTCaattaagttctttcaatttttggaaattaatttattcttttaaaattatgattctaattttgaatttatatgaaaatgagtagttgatgatacttcaaaattttaaattatttttaaaaataattaattttgttatcaataatttagtaaagtataaataatattatgaatataatttgactggagaagaagaagaaaaaaaaagaaaaaaaatgggaaTGAGATTCAATTTGACATGAGGGGTgggaggtgaagaaaaaaaaatgaagaaagatgCAAGATggaatgaaatttaaaataaatcaaaattaaaagccaaaaagtaagagagagagaaataaaaaaaagagataaaggaaaacttaaaatgaaaaaaaataatatatttttaattaagttaacaCGTGTCGTATATTGATTGGTATGCGAACACACTtgctttttaaaatttggagctgattgaaaatgatataataataccGATTCGCAATTATTTAGTGAAGGAATAGGACAGTTATAAAGTTGAAgcgtctttttaaaaattcaaaacaatttcattgattattttacaATGTCATACTAGCCTATTCCTAAGGATTTGCAATTACAAGTATAAATTCACCCAATCATTGAAAAATATTAGGCAAAAGAAACAATCTATATTGTTAACCAAATTAGAACACGTTTCACGCTTATAACTTCATTCCGTTTCAATTCTCTTCCATTTTTcagtataataaaataagaataacaagGATTAGTACTCATCaatctattcatttttttattcaatactTTAAGTATAACAAAACATTAACCtgctaataatttatttctacTACTACTCCAAGCCAATTATTAGTATCGCCACAGAGCAATTAATTATCACATTTTCCCCAACTCAAACTTGTCCCTTTAAGTACTCATTCTAACATAAAAccaatttaattgttttaatttttgttctccCAAGCCAACACAACACATAACCCTTTCACAAACATGCAATgtacatgaattattattttcaattctcAAGTAAAAGAGTCACATGAAGCACTCGTGATTTTGCTTCGTTCAAACATCTCTTTCTGCTATTCCCCTCTaatcctcttttcttttcttctataaattatttattatcctaattattatatgattaattataaaaaaatggtaaaagtgatcattattaattttaccatttttttttataattaatcatataataattaggataataaataatttatagaagaaaagaaaatagtcCAAAGCATCCATTCTAAGTAATTAGTTATGAAATTAGTGTAATTTTTGTAAGTTATccttaatatttatacattaaaaatggaagtttctaattataaaaatatttgtaccATCTTTACTAAATTTTCgtatagtttaaaataaattttatctaattaactaataatatatataagattttaAGTCAAGTCCGTCTAGATGAATTCAACTTGCTACTATATACAATGAACTATGCAAGTGAAAACAAAAGAGCTGAGCGAGATTTGTCTATGTATCTCAcatacatgtgaatcacactaGACACActacaattatatatttaatgtgAGTCACATGTATCTAGAATACCATATACGCGAGCAAATTAGGAGACCGACGAGCAAGATGAAAGGAAGCGAGAGAGACAAATGATATTTGTTTATGTATCTCaaatatacattatatttaGAATAAATTACATCCAATCTAGATCTCATCTATCTCAAGATACATGAAATGAGACGTACTTAAacacaataaaatttaataaaaattaatttttaaactaaATAGATTTAGATAAGTTAAATCCCCGTCTATTCTTTTCCGTTGCGGGACGGGAACCACATGGCTACGACTATTCCCAATATTAACGGCGCCGTCGTAGCCGGAATTGGTACCGGAACCGAGATCTACGGCAATGCAACTCGCCGATCTGCCTTCAGCTTTATGCCTGCACCTTCAACTCTGTCAACCGCTCTTCGTATTCCGACCGGTTCGCTCTTAATTAACTCCGGCCCGAGTCGAGCCGGTCGAGTTGACTCATTCCTTACTGGTTTTCGTCTCTCCTCTTCTTCAATTCGATCCTCCGCCGCAGAGTCCGCCGGGGAGCAAGCGGAAGCTGATTCTTCAGGTCAATAACTATATACTAATTTTGTATTTACTGTAATTACTGTTTATATGAACACATATATGAACACATTGTAGAGGAATGGGTATACACAAATGTGGATTTATAAACAGAGTCCTCCAGATTAACATATATAGTACTACTAATTactgaatttaatatttttttcataataagaaaagcatatatattagtaagtttttttttttatatgaataatgATTGAATTTTGTAATGAATATATCATATAGTATCCAGAAGTTGCTCAATATATGCACATTGCCTTGTTTGTAAAAGGAAAATTAATATTGCATCTTGTTCAATATTAAGCTTGGTAAAATGCTTGGTCCACTCCGTTTATTTTTTGAGAGGtcaaaaatacttattttgaggaaaaatattatttttttagaaaaactaaggtgttaaatggaaacaaaaacatttttttttgtgtgggaagaaattaataattttctttttaataaagtagaaacaaaaattttgttatttacaaGACCAAAGTATTCATCAATATAtgacttattaattaattaacatatcttataataaatttttggttaagtttcatttaatttttttatattttatttgatttttatatattactattttatattttatatattattttgtaggACTAGAATAAAAGATAACAACAATACTTTTGCatatttagaaaaaagaaaaaaaaattaggactttatttattttttgggtgaatttTCCGTATGtagtgatttaattttttaaatatttttgaatttattttacatgatatttttaattatatttaaatcatcatattaatatgacatcaattttaaattattttttaatgtataatattaattgaaaatataaatacttatattttaattaataaaaataaaaaattaattaaaaattttatatagatatttgaaataatttctctCTATAAAACAATCAGTATTAAAAGTGTATCGAtacttatctttttttttttataataatttgactctaacaaatatttttggaaaaaagatTAGTCAAATACAATCTGCttatcaaaaatactttttcaaaTGAATTAGTCAAACAAAAGTTGTTCCTTTGCAATAACACCTTCCCGAAAAGTTATTTTGAGCTATCAAACTTCAGAATGTGAGAGTGATGTAGTTTTAAACAGAGAGGATCATGTTAGTCATATATTCTAGATAAGAAAGCTTTATATTTGCCTACACTTCAGCTCGGTAACACTGATAATTATGATATAGAGCGGGTATAGAGTAAGAAAGGATGATTTGTGCTTGAATAAATTAGTTAGTTTGGTCCTTGACAGGCCACATTGATCTTCTTATGCTTTGATGAATTGCTTCTATTGGCACCACGTCAAGGAGGATAATTTTGACGCGTATATACTCCATTGGTAGTTGTTGATGGAATATTACATTTTGTCTCCCCAACTTGCACCAAAACtgtaacaattttaaaaaactcGAGCATGAAGAAAGCAATGAAAGAGTAGGTCTTCTTCAACTTTCCTGTTAATGTGAAGTCATGGTTTTTTAATGACGTTTTTCCATTTCCATCTTTTGCTTTCTCTTTGTTTTGGACAAAGATATTCTTGAGTTTCCATAGCGCGCAGAGTCACTTCTAATTGCTGTTGCAGCAGAGTAAATAGTTTTTGCTGTTTTTTTAAATTGAGTAggattattttcttgattataccCTTAAGCTGGTTGAGAATTTATACCGTTCACGTAGGTCACAACTTACATATCCTATTATTCACAATCTAGGCATAATTGCAGCAAATAAATGAAagctaaataaaaatgaattaacaCAAAAATTAACCTCAACAGCTGGATGCTGCATAGTTCATTAGTTTCTGATGTtagttatgattttaattattttctgttcttttttttgggtttttgcAGCTCAAGGTATTGAGAACTTGGTAATAGTAGGATCAGGTCCTGCTGGGTATACAGCAGCAATTTATGCTGCTCGGGCCAACTTGAAGCCCGTGGTGTTTGAGGGATTTCAAGTGGGTGGTGTTCCAGGAGGACAATTAATGACAACAACTGAAGTAGAAAACTTCCCTGGATTTCCTGATGGGATAACTGGCCCTGACTTAATGGACAGGTACAAGAATACCTTGGGCTGTTCTCTTTCCATGTTTCCTTGGTTATAAGCGAAAAAAGTCTCAATCCTAACCTTATGTTTACTAGGATGCGACGACAAGCTGAGCGATGGGGAGGCGAATTGTTTCAGGAAGATGTGGAGTTTATTGATGTCAAGAACACTCCTTTTACTGTACGAAGTACTGAACGTAAGGTGATGCTTCCGTTTGGTTGCAGGTGCTGCTTAAGTCTTATCTTTCTTTCCCCATTAAAGCACTTGCTCGTCTTACTTGTAGCTTAATCTTTTAGATCTTCGTCGAACAGCTCCTTGTGATGCACAGGTTTTGACCTATGTGCTGGAATATGCTACACAAGTACATTAAGTAACATAACAATTGCTCATGTACTCAGCCTAAATTGAGTAAATTGATCATTAATTGCATCAATCATAGTTATTGATAAATAAGGTGTTGTAATCAACTCGGTAAATTGCTAGAAATTTCACAGCAATTGCTAAAATATGTAATACGAAGTTGTTGAAAAATAATAGACGATAATGCAACAATTGTTGTGATCTTCTGAATCACTTTACCAAAAATTTAGGTCAAATTATTTAGTTGTTGGTTAAATTAGTTAATGGTTTCTGTTTTGTTTAACTGGTGAAGATAAAATGActctaagaaaaagaaaaacaacaacTGCTACACAGAGacaaatagaagaagaaaacacaAGGTTGGAGAAGTCTATAGAGGTAGGAGGAGGTGGAACATATGTTTCTACCACAAATGTAAATATCTTCGATGATAAATCCAAAAGTAATGAGAAATTGAGAATGTAGAATGTGAGGATAGAGAAGTTGAGgatgaacaaagaaaaaagcACCGACATGATATACCTATCCCAGAGGAGGAGACATCTCATACTGCCGAGTCCTCTCCTAACAGTCCTTTACCCGATACCTCCTTAGTCAAGCCTATTAGGTATTCAGATTACAACTTTCAACTTTGAGACCACGATCATAGGTAACCAGATTTGATAGGAGGAGTTGTTACTGTGAAGTCAGGATTAAATAAATCTGTTTTTCGAGTTTGGAGGGATTCTGAAGGAACAATTATTCCAAGTTTTCCCAAGATAACTTATCCTAGGATAAGTTACTCCACCATGTATATGTTATCCCATCACTATAGAAAAAATTGTGGAATAATTAATCCAATGACTACCTAATGCctccaaccaaacatgagataAAATAATCCTACATTTTTCTTGGAATTATCATAGCTTACACTCACACCAAACGAGCCCTTAACGATCTTTAGATTTTCCGTTTTTGCTAGTTACCTACAACTATCTAAGGATATCAACATAAGATTCCAAATGAATATAGTGTACCAACTTCTTTGACAACTGAATTTATAGCGATATACTATTGTGGCTTGGCTATTAGTTTTGGCATGAGAGAGTTTTCCATTGTCACTGGCTTGAATTTTCATTTGCTAGATGTGTATGATGAAGAAAAACTCTCAACTAAgacttctcaaaaaaaaaaaacaaaaactctcAACTAAGACAATGAGGAGGAAACAACAAATTCTTGACGTAGTGGGGGAGAGTTGTAAGGAGACTGAGTTGGTTAAGCATCTCAAATCCAAGGATGCTCATAAAGGTGTGAAGAAGTCATTAcattctttgaagaaaagattTGAAGACAAAGATGCACCTCAATGAATTTTGCTCTCAATCGATGGATATACATTTTTTGCCTATCCAAGGGTCGTTTTAGTTACAATCTTACGATTACATATCTACTGAGCGATGTGAATACCATGAAAAGCCATATTGGTGATCTTCACTTTTGAACTAACCGCGCTCAATAAATATTTAGCTGTAAGATCGTAGCTAACACGAGCTCATGGATAGGCAGGAAATGCTTCTCTATCGGCTAAAAGAAAAACCAATTCAGGCGCAATCttcatgttcaaatcttttCCACAAAGAATGTTATGCACAAAATAAAGCAAGAACAATGATTTCTTCACACGATTTCTTCACACCTTTACGAACATTCCTGAATTTGAGATGCTCATTCTCCTTGCAACTCTTCCCTGTTATGTCAAAAATTTGTTGTTCCATCCTTGTCTTAGTTGAGAGTTATTCTTCATCATACACATCTAACAAATGACAATTCAAGCAATGACAATGTCAAACTCTCTCATGCCAAAACAAATTGGCATGCCGCAATAGTTTATCCAAACTTCCTTTATTCAATCGCTATAAATTCAGCGTTGAAGAAGTTAgtatattgttttaatttgaaattttattgatatcATTAGGTAGTTGTAGGTAATTCCCGAAAATGGAAGGTCTAAAGAACTTTTCCAAATTATGTTCCTCCAAGATtctttgaaactaaaaaaagacTTATCCAATCCTGACTTAACAGTAACTAGAATTTATCATCTAACTTCTAAGGCATCTACATTTGTGGAAGGCACCTATGTTCCACCTTCTTCTATTTGCTTTTATGTACTAATTCTCTTTCTAGTAGTAGTTGTTGCTCTTCCTTCCCTTGGAGCCATTTTAATTTCATCACATTAAACAAAACATAAATCTTCAACCAACAACTAAATTGACATGAATATTTGGTAGAGTGATTCAGCAGATTACAACAATTGCTAGAAAATTCCCAATAATTGTTATATTGATCGTCTATTATTTTTCAACAACttgttttaatatatttcaacAATTGCTATGAAAAATTCCAGCAATTAATCCACTTGCTATAGCCGATTCAATTAAATATGATTGATACAAATTTACTTAGTTTAAGTTGATTACATCATCCTATTTATCTATAGATATGATTTATGCAATCAATTTAGGTTAATTACATGAGAAAATTGCACCCTTCGGGGTGGTCCAGTGGTTTGGGCTtgggcttgggacttccatgttggaggtctcaagttcaaaaccCCTTGCCAACGAAAGCAAGGGGTCTGCATTTTGAgtcgagctcgtcgcaccgGGCTTGTCTAGTGCGGATTACCTCTCTTGTGTAATTTGCGAGCTAATGCATAGGACCGAAGGTTTTACCCTagcacccaaagggtagcggtTGCGCGTTTCCCTTGtcatcaaaacataaaaaactaatttatttgCATAGTATATTTCAACAATGAAACTTGCAGCAACTAACAAACTTGTGTATCATATTTCAACAATTACTATGGAATTTCCAGCTACTAACTAATTGGAAAAAGATTTCGCATGAGCTGGTCAAACTTGTCaccaattttaatttcaaaacttatttgTCACAACACTGCACACAATTCTCTCTATTAAGTCCTAAAGGATTACTACTGACTTTTGAAATTATAGATCAAGTGCCATAGTCTTATCATAGCAACGGGAGCCAGAGCTCAAAGGCTAAGATTACCTCGTGAAGATGAATTTTGGAGTAGAGGTATTAGTGCATGCGCAATTTGTGATGGAGCATCGCCACTTTTCAAGGGTCAGGTTCTTGCTGTTGTTGGAGGTGGTGATACAGCTACTGAGGAAGCAATATACTTAACAAAGTATGCAAGCCATGTCCATTTACTTGTCAGGAGGGACCAACTAAGGGCATCATAGGCAATGCAAGACAGGTAGTACACATTTTTATCATCTCATTTTGTGATTCCTCTCTAGAGTACATCCATAGCACGAGTAGTTAAAGCAAGTGAATGATTTGAAATTCGAGTAATTTCACAGAGAAATACTCGTATGTATTTTGTTCTTAGTGGTACGTCACA
This genomic window contains:
- the LOC101266017 gene encoding LOW QUALITY PROTEIN: thioredoxin reductase NTRC (The sequence of the model RefSeq protein was modified relative to this genomic sequence to represent the inferred CDS: substituted 1 base at 1 genomic stop codon), translated to MATTIPNINGAVVAGIGTGTEIYGNATRRSAFSFMPAPSTLSTALRIPTGSLLINSGPSRAGRVDSFLTGFRLSSSSIRSSAAESAGEQAEADSSAQGIENLVIVGSGPAGYTAAIYAARANLKPVVFEGFQVGGVPGGQLMTTTEVENFPGFPDGITGPDLMDRMRRQAERWGGELFQEDVEFIDVKNTPFTVRSTERKIKCHSLIIATGARAQRLRLPREDEFWSRGISACAICDGASPLFKGQVLAVVGGGDTATEEAIYLTKYASHVHLLVRRDQLRASXAMQDRVFNSSNITVHFNTETVDVVSNSKGQISGILIRTVDTGEESVLEAKGLFYGIGHSPNSKLLEGQVELDSAGYILVKESTAKTSVEGVFAAGDVQDHEWRQAVTAAGSGCLAALSVERYLTSKNLLVEFHQPQAEDDKKELMEKDVQESFDITYVKHKGQYALRKLYHESPRLLCVLYTSPSCGPCRTLKPILSKVIDEFDQHVHFVEIDITEDPEIAEAAEIMGTPCVQFFKNKEMLRTISGVKMKREYRELIGANK